Proteins from a genomic interval of Salinarchaeum sp. Harcht-Bsk1:
- a CDS encoding beta-galactosidase/beta-glucuronidase: MEFEWQGAVVDEVGGEGPPEPASWERVAVPGRPSSLAGADAVAYRTRFADPRSADVERGLLTIEGVYATATVYLNGQQLVRGDWAAPIRAPFSPMEENELVVVCRSAEDRFGGIEDTGRVPASARVPSIRGGVEVEAVPPVYVHDLTVRGDLDGEEPTIEVSALIDAAKPIDDRLTLSLRPEGFRASGSMERLAVSADAGERVRAEGSVQVRNEQRWWPYDLGEQPRYTVRAKLDAHERSATTGLVDVEREGGEFLLNGARHRPRGVTVPPNADPETVVENALDANATLVRARGHVPTKRLAEACDEAGLLYWQDLPIVGPDGSGPDAAGPIDVERGRNLARALAASRGNHPSLVAWGVHDDPADPYGGLGGGTLDKLKFRWRAWRSDYDSAGAEALAGSLPADSIVFPVTGPPGTDADAVHAYPGWEYLEATDAEWLLEQFPEVGDVVGSFGAGSLSRPGDGHAAGLDRGHFSAGAAGDPDATQAEQARTVRTVLDALRRNGVGTLVLDSLQDADVSGGMGILDAEGERKAGFHGVARGFMPLQAVLDGPPRGGSSVGITLCNDTATEYTGELAWTAGGRNGATDVTVGPWERADGGAVDVPDAADRLTLEFRIDEGTVTNSYDLTIW; this comes from the coding sequence ATGGAGTTCGAGTGGCAGGGAGCGGTCGTCGACGAGGTCGGGGGCGAGGGACCGCCGGAGCCGGCGTCCTGGGAGCGCGTGGCGGTGCCGGGGCGGCCCTCCTCGCTTGCAGGAGCGGACGCGGTCGCCTACCGGACGCGCTTCGCCGATCCGCGATCGGCGGACGTCGAGCGCGGATTGTTGACGATCGAGGGCGTGTACGCGACGGCGACGGTGTATTTGAACGGCCAGCAGCTGGTCCGCGGCGATTGGGCGGCGCCGATCCGGGCGCCGTTCTCGCCGATGGAGGAGAACGAACTGGTCGTGGTCTGCCGGTCGGCAGAGGATCGCTTCGGCGGGATCGAGGACACGGGCCGGGTGCCTGCGAGCGCCCGCGTCCCGTCGATCCGCGGCGGCGTCGAGGTCGAGGCCGTGCCGCCCGTCTACGTCCACGATCTCACGGTGCGGGGCGACCTCGACGGCGAGGAGCCCACGATCGAGGTCTCCGCGCTGATCGACGCGGCGAAACCGATCGACGATCGGCTGACGCTCTCGTTGCGACCCGAAGGCTTCCGCGCCAGCGGGTCGATGGAGCGGTTGGCGGTCTCGGCCGACGCTGGCGAGCGGGTCCGCGCGGAGGGTTCCGTCCAGGTTCGGAACGAGCAGCGCTGGTGGCCCTACGACCTCGGCGAGCAGCCCCGCTATACCGTCCGCGCGAAACTGGACGCCCACGAGCGGAGCGCGACGACCGGCCTCGTCGACGTCGAGCGCGAGGGCGGCGAGTTCCTGCTCAACGGCGCCCGGCACCGACCCCGGGGGGTCACGGTCCCACCCAACGCGGATCCAGAGACCGTCGTCGAGAACGCGCTCGACGCGAACGCGACGCTCGTGAGAGCACGGGGCCACGTCCCCACGAAGCGACTCGCCGAGGCCTGTGACGAGGCCGGCCTCCTCTACTGGCAGGACCTCCCGATCGTCGGGCCCGACGGCTCCGGCCCGGACGCTGCGGGGCCGATCGACGTGGAGCGCGGGCGGAACCTCGCTCGTGCGCTCGCGGCCTCGCGCGGGAACCACCCGAGCCTGGTCGCCTGGGGCGTCCACGACGATCCGGCCGATCCCTACGGCGGGCTCGGCGGCGGCACGCTCGACAAGCTGAAGTTCCGCTGGCGGGCCTGGCGATCGGACTACGATTCGGCGGGTGCCGAGGCCCTCGCGGGCTCGCTGCCCGCCGATTCGATCGTCTTCCCGGTCACCGGACCGCCCGGCACCGACGCGGACGCCGTCCACGCCTACCCCGGGTGGGAGTACCTAGAGGCGACGGACGCGGAGTGGCTCCTCGAGCAGTTCCCCGAGGTCGGCGACGTCGTCGGGAGTTTCGGGGCGGGCTCGCTCTCGCGCCCCGGCGACGGCCACGCCGCGGGGCTCGACCGCGGCCACTTCTCGGCGGGCGCGGCGGGCGATCCCGACGCCACCCAGGCCGAGCAGGCGCGGACCGTCCGCACGGTGCTCGACGCGCTCCGGCGGAACGGCGTCGGCACGCTCGTCCTCGATTCGCTGCAGGACGCCGACGTCTCCGGCGGCATGGGGATCCTCGACGCCGAGGGCGAGCGGAAGGCCGGGTTCCACGGCGTCGCCCGCGGGTTCATGCCGCTGCAGGCGGTGCTCGACGGCCCGCCACGCGGCGGCAGCTCCGTCGGGATCACGCTCTGTAACGACACGGCGACGGAGTACACCGGCGAACTCGCCTGGACCGCGGGCGGGCGCAACGGTGCGACGGACGTGACCGTCGGCCCCTGGGAGCGCGCCGACGGCGGGGCAGTCGACGTGCCCGACGCCGCGGATCGCCTGACGCTGGAGTTCCGGATCGACGAGGGGACGGTGACGAACTCCTACGATCTCACGATCTGGTGA
- a CDS encoding coiled-coil protein, protein MADVDTLDDADNIELTDEDLESESKGELIKRAGQLRDRRNELNQMASERAGKRDDLNAATREKVDEAQEHRERRDELNELVQSHKEQRNELNAKANELFDKVDDEKEDLELEDGKSLDQLEEEIEDLEFKQQTEVLSSEDERELIEQIEEKREEYQARKEKLENSGDLEELKERAEQVRSEASKHHRKVTTLADEAQEHHNEMIEAYREADDIRDEADEMHELFVEAQEAADRHHEDFVRVQKRLRELDKEEEEERKTERQEKKEDAKEEAEEIYQKFKDGETLDTEDLMKLQKTGLL, encoded by the coding sequence ATGGCAGACGTAGACACACTCGACGACGCGGATAACATCGAACTTACCGACGAGGACCTCGAGTCCGAGTCGAAGGGCGAACTGATCAAACGAGCCGGACAGCTGCGAGACCGGCGCAACGAACTCAACCAGATGGCCTCCGAGCGGGCCGGCAAGCGCGACGACCTCAACGCGGCCACGCGTGAGAAGGTCGACGAGGCCCAGGAACACCGCGAGCGCCGCGACGAGCTCAACGAGCTGGTCCAGTCCCACAAGGAACAGCGCAACGAGCTCAACGCCAAGGCCAACGAGCTCTTCGACAAGGTCGACGACGAGAAGGAGGACCTCGAACTCGAGGACGGCAAGTCCCTCGACCAGCTCGAAGAGGAGATCGAGGACCTCGAGTTCAAGCAGCAGACCGAGGTACTCAGCTCCGAGGACGAGCGCGAACTCATCGAGCAGATCGAGGAGAAGCGCGAGGAGTACCAGGCGCGCAAGGAGAAGCTCGAGAACTCCGGCGACCTCGAGGAGCTCAAGGAGCGCGCCGAACAGGTCCGTTCCGAGGCCTCCAAGCACCACCGCAAGGTGACCACCCTGGCCGACGAGGCCCAGGAGCACCACAACGAGATGATCGAGGCCTACCGCGAGGCCGACGACATCCGCGACGAGGCCGACGAGATGCACGAGCTGTTCGTCGAGGCCCAGGAAGCCGCCGACCGCCACCACGAGGACTTCGTCCGCGTCCAGAAGCGTCTGCGCGAGCTCGACAAGGAAGAGGAGGAGGAGCGCAAGACCGAGCGCCAGGAGAAGAAGGAGGACGCCAAGGAGGAGGCCGAAGAGATCTACCAGAAGTTCAAGGACGGCGAGACCCTCGACACCGAGGACCTGATGAAGCTCCAGAAGACGGGGCTGCTCTGA
- a CDS encoding DNA mismatch repair protein MutS — translation MDLEAIPGVGAKTAESLETLDDPERALREGDVARIAEAPDVTPGRAARIARGAIRAEHDDPGGFLGTSRAREIHSELLGLLQERTVTDYAAHRLETFYPSPAASRIAEARSIATAAMERDPEEAVLEALEGVEPLSAPSDVRVRDRCLATTDAERYAEAQEAIPEVAIEVVDDARGLAELARGYATVVALDESFAGVDVDGDVRVEPDALDRPQDVVPERTLAFFAANREALAAAIDVHRAAALDAPLDLDELEDALDRLGEDGEPVGDEELQRLQTALDDLDATVSTAESVATDHLRDSLRERDVTVEGADLLSLVEQGAGVDSILDRELADEHAEAVEAAREHLVDALELGPAEAERAHRIIPDDPTFPVERNEDAMSRLRESLRADAERRAAKRKRELADDLAGMREDARALVRAALELDVELAIARFARDFECTMPRFADPELAAAADSAGEPAAAPDGIGVDPEADAATAERTGPGWIAIEGGRSPLLDEPPDAIEPVDYAVGGVALLSGVNSGGKTSTLDLVAATVVLAQMGLPVPADEVALTRFDALHYHAKTQGTLDAGAFEATVREFGDLAAGGEGALVLVDELESITEPGASAKIVAGVLEALDDQGATGIFVSHLAGEIAETASFDVAVDGIQAEGLEDGELVVDRSPRKDHLARSTPELIVEKLAEEQGEDFYEDLLAKF, via the coding sequence ATGGACCTCGAGGCGATCCCGGGCGTCGGCGCCAAGACGGCCGAGTCCCTCGAAACGCTCGACGACCCCGAGCGCGCGCTGCGGGAGGGCGACGTCGCCCGCATCGCGGAGGCACCGGACGTCACGCCGGGCCGCGCGGCGCGGATCGCCCGCGGCGCGATCCGGGCCGAGCACGACGATCCCGGCGGCTTCCTCGGGACGAGTCGCGCCAGAGAGATCCACTCCGAACTGCTCGGCTTGCTCCAGGAGCGAACCGTCACGGACTACGCCGCCCACAGGCTCGAGACGTTCTACCCCTCACCCGCAGCCTCGCGCATCGCCGAGGCCCGCTCGATCGCCACCGCGGCGATGGAGCGCGACCCCGAGGAAGCGGTGCTGGAGGCGCTGGAGGGCGTCGAGCCGCTCTCTGCCCCTTCCGACGTCCGGGTCCGGGATCGCTGCCTCGCGACGACCGACGCCGAGCGCTACGCCGAGGCGCAAGAGGCGATCCCGGAGGTCGCCATCGAGGTCGTCGACGACGCCCGTGGATTGGCGGAACTCGCGCGGGGCTACGCCACCGTCGTCGCGCTCGACGAGTCCTTCGCGGGCGTGGACGTCGACGGCGACGTTCGCGTCGAACCGGACGCGCTCGATCGACCGCAGGACGTGGTGCCCGAGCGGACACTCGCCTTCTTCGCGGCGAACCGGGAGGCGCTCGCCGCTGCGATCGACGTCCACCGCGCGGCGGCCCTCGACGCGCCGCTGGACCTCGACGAACTGGAGGACGCCCTCGACCGGCTCGGCGAGGACGGCGAACCCGTCGGGGACGAGGAACTCCAGCGGCTCCAGACCGCTCTCGACGACCTCGACGCGACGGTGTCGACCGCCGAGAGCGTCGCGACGGATCACCTCCGGGACTCGCTCCGGGAGCGCGACGTGACCGTCGAGGGCGCGGACCTCCTCTCGCTCGTCGAGCAGGGCGCCGGCGTCGACTCGATCCTCGATCGCGAACTGGCCGACGAGCACGCCGAGGCCGTCGAGGCTGCCCGGGAACACCTTGTCGACGCGCTCGAACTGGGCCCCGCCGAGGCAGAGCGCGCCCACCGGATCATCCCCGACGACCCGACGTTCCCCGTCGAGCGCAATGAGGATGCGATGTCTCGGCTGCGCGAGTCCCTTCGGGCGGATGCGGAGCGGCGGGCTGCGAAGCGGAAACGGGAGCTGGCCGACGACCTCGCGGGGATGCGGGAGGACGCCCGGGCGCTGGTGCGGGCCGCGCTGGAACTCGACGTGGAACTCGCGATCGCCCGGTTCGCCCGCGACTTCGAGTGTACGATGCCCCGCTTTGCCGATCCGGAGCTCGCCGCCGCGGCGGACTCGGCCGGTGAGCCCGCCGCGGCGCCCGACGGCATCGGCGTCGACCCCGAGGCGGACGCTGCGACCGCCGAGCGCACCGGCCCCGGCTGGATCGCGATCGAGGGCGGCCGCTCGCCGTTGCTCGACGAGCCGCCCGACGCCATCGAGCCGGTGGACTACGCCGTCGGCGGGGTCGCGCTGCTCTCCGGCGTCAACAGCGGCGGGAAGACCTCCACGCTCGACCTCGTCGCGGCGACGGTCGTCCTCGCGCAGATGGGGCTGCCCGTTCCCGCGGACGAGGTCGCGCTCACCCGGTTCGACGCGCTGCACTACCACGCCAAGACCCAGGGCACGCTCGACGCCGGCGCGTTCGAGGCGACCGTCCGCGAGTTCGGGGACCTGGCCGCCGGCGGCGAGGGCGCCCTCGTGCTCGTCGACGAGCTCGAATCGATCACGGAGCCGGGCGCCTCCGCGAAGATCGTCGCCGGCGTGCTCGAAGCGCTCGACGACCAGGGCGCGACCGGCATCTTCGTCTCTCACCTCGCTGGGGAAATTGCAGAGACGGCCTCCTTCGACGTGGCCGTCGACGGGATTCAGGCGGAGGGCCTCGAGGACGGGGAGCTGGTCGTCGATCGCTCGCCGCGGAAGGACCATCTCGCGCGGTCGACGCCGGAGCTGATCGTCGAGAAGCTGGCCGAGGAGCAGGGCGAGGACTTCTACGAGGACCTGCTAGCGAAGTTCTGA